A window from Mesorhizobium sp. WSM2240 encodes these proteins:
- a CDS encoding type 1 glutamine amidotransferase, with product MTRVLILVNSTGSKPGLLVPWLLGRDVEFNVRIGAVSGSPTPDDLDDYDGLVLLGGGYMPDDVARGPWLAGEADLTRAALARGTPLLGICLGGQMLAHVGGGTVAANTGVPEKGSTRIRLTADAENDPVFSAVPKETAFIESHVDRITVLPRGAVLLASSEACEFQAFRLGPVAWGTQFHPEMSAENVREWNAAELATLGFDKETLVAEAEAADVAMRRDAEALVGAWVQVVRSRG from the coding sequence ATGACTCGCGTCCTCATCCTCGTTAACAGCACCGGCTCCAAGCCGGGTCTTCTTGTGCCGTGGCTCCTCGGGCGCGATGTCGAATTCAACGTGCGCATCGGTGCCGTGAGCGGCTCTCCGACGCCCGACGATCTCGATGATTACGACGGACTAGTGCTCCTCGGTGGGGGATACATGCCCGACGACGTCGCGCGCGGTCCCTGGCTCGCGGGTGAGGCGGATCTCACGCGAGCGGCACTCGCGCGGGGAACACCTTTGCTGGGGATCTGCCTCGGCGGACAAATGCTCGCGCATGTGGGCGGCGGCACGGTCGCTGCGAACACGGGAGTACCCGAGAAGGGGTCGACCCGCATAAGGCTCACAGCTGACGCCGAGAACGACCCGGTCTTCTCAGCTGTGCCGAAGGAGACCGCTTTCATCGAGAGCCACGTTGATCGCATCACCGTACTTCCCCGCGGGGCGGTGCTCCTAGCGTCAAGCGAGGCGTGCGAGTTCCAGGCGTTCCGCCTCGGACCGGTCGCGTGGGGTACGCAGTTCCATCCCGAGATGAGTGCCGAGAACGTGCGCGAATGGAACGCCGCGGAACTCGCGACGCTCGGATTCGACAAGGAGACGCTCGTCGCGGAGGCCGAGGCGGCGGATGTGGCAATGCGGAGGGACGCCGAAGCACTTGTTGGAGCGTGGGTACAGGTCGTCCGCTCCCGCGGGTGA
- a CDS encoding FAD-dependent monooxygenase translates to MALGNSADQVLVVGAGPVGLTMAGELARHRVRCRLIDRATAPSPFCRAIGVTPRTLEGWEDMGIARPMIDRGLWLTGLRSVIADQPPLDVAGQPLGLPFSQLGLPQYETERVLTEHLAGFSVTIERGCELTALSQNGEDVTVTIRKSDGSTEEARFTYVIGCDGAHSAVRKALGIDFEGDAYPWPFMLGDVHIGWDLPYGMAFRVVRPIEGGPLDMFIAIPLPEPGRYRVSMLAPPSLVPTGGTDHGIQAELKGPSLSDLQTIADDLLPGKPKLSDLRWSSIFRISMRLAARYRQDRVFIAGDAAHIHPPTGGQGMNTGIQDAYNLAWKLALVVRGEGKAELLDSYDAERQPVGAEVLMRTQAASENYGREKRKAPDRMADTQILVSYRGSPLVGDEASVEMAGPAAGDRAPDVQGLQREGLGFPLRLFDVLKGTRHVLLLRVADGEADDAIAFAKAFREQWEPFVRVAAIARTQLPGTPYLAGLLDAEGGFVDAYGSDARAILVRPDGYIAWRGPSWRAPGLTGYLERVLSI, encoded by the coding sequence ATGGCCTTAGGAAACTCGGCAGACCAGGTTTTGGTGGTTGGCGCCGGTCCCGTTGGACTGACCATGGCTGGGGAACTGGCGCGGCACCGCGTGCGCTGCCGGCTGATCGATCGCGCGACTGCGCCATCACCCTTCTGTCGCGCCATCGGCGTCACGCCCCGCACGCTCGAAGGGTGGGAAGATATGGGTATCGCCAGGCCGATGATCGATCGCGGGCTGTGGCTGACCGGCCTGCGATCGGTGATCGCCGACCAGCCGCCGCTGGACGTGGCGGGGCAGCCGCTCGGCCTGCCGTTTTCGCAGCTCGGCCTGCCGCAATACGAGACTGAACGTGTGTTGACGGAGCATCTTGCAGGCTTCAGCGTCACGATCGAGCGCGGCTGCGAACTTACCGCGCTCAGCCAGAATGGTGAAGACGTGACGGTGACCATCCGGAAGTCGGATGGATCGACAGAGGAGGCGCGCTTCACCTACGTCATCGGCTGCGACGGCGCGCACAGCGCGGTGCGCAAGGCGCTCGGGATCGATTTCGAGGGTGACGCCTATCCCTGGCCGTTCATGCTGGGCGACGTGCATATCGGCTGGGACCTGCCCTATGGCATGGCGTTCCGTGTGGTGCGCCCGATCGAGGGCGGTCCGCTGGACATGTTCATCGCGATCCCGCTGCCCGAGCCGGGACGCTACCGCGTCTCCATGCTCGCTCCGCCTTCCCTGGTCCCGACCGGCGGCACCGACCACGGCATACAGGCAGAGTTGAAGGGACCTTCGCTGTCCGACTTGCAAACCATCGCCGACGACCTGCTGCCCGGTAAGCCGAAACTGTCGGATCTGCGCTGGTCCTCGATCTTCCGCATCAGTATGCGGCTGGCAGCACGCTACAGGCAAGACCGGGTCTTCATCGCCGGCGACGCCGCACACATCCATCCGCCGACTGGCGGGCAGGGGATGAACACCGGTATCCAGGACGCCTACAACCTCGCCTGGAAGCTGGCGCTGGTCGTGCGCGGCGAAGGGAAAGCCGAATTGCTGGACAGCTACGATGCGGAGCGCCAGCCGGTCGGCGCTGAAGTGCTCATGCGCACCCAGGCGGCGAGTGAGAATTACGGGCGCGAGAAGCGCAAGGCGCCGGACCGAATGGCCGACACGCAGATCCTAGTCTCGTATCGCGGCTCGCCGCTGGTCGGCGATGAGGCGTCGGTGGAAATGGCGGGGCCGGCGGCGGGGGATCGCGCGCCCGACGTGCAGGGACTGCAGCGGGAGGGGCTCGGTTTTCCGCTGCGGCTGTTCGACGTGCTGAAAGGCACTAGGCACGTGCTGCTGCTGCGGGTAGCCGATGGCGAGGCGGATGACGCCATCGCTTTCGCCAAGGCCTTCCGCGAACAATGGGAACCGTTCGTACGCGTGGCAGCGATCGCCAGAACGCAGCTGCCGGGCACGCCCTATCTGGCTGGGCTCTTGGACGCTGAGGGCGGCTTCGTTGACGCCTATGGAAGCGACGCGCGCGCCATCTTGGTGCGGCCGGACGGCTATATCGCATGGCGCGGACCATCTTGGCGGGCGCCCGGCCTCACCGGCTATCTGGAACGCGTCTTGTCCATCTAA